tgtggcaaaataacttgaaagaaaattattatcaataaaaataaaagttaatGACTAATTATTTAGTTTCAAAAAATAAGGGCGGGCTAATCAATTTATTCCAGCTCAATATTTGAATATTCCCACGGATTACTGTGGATACTGTGTGACATGTTAACAccaaaatccgtgtgaataaataacagtaacagatgtctgtgtaaaaactaaaaccttttcacacggaatctgtgtgaaaagaacaattagctacagaattccgtgtgaaaaagtctATTAAGGACAAAATTCCGTGTAAACAATCGAAAGACAATTGACATGATAGTTATTAGTTACTGAGGTaaatacacacggatatcagttGCAATTGtgtaagtatttcacacggatttccgtggaaaTTCTACGTATAATTAGCATATTGATCAAACACTACAGGAAAAAGGTAAATATCTCCCTCTCATTTCAAAGGGTAAaccccgctctctctctctcgaccccATCTCTCATTCCATTTCAACCGTGCCCTTTCTCTCTCATTTTTTCAATCTGCGCCCATCGCTGCGTATCTTTCTCTCATTCGATTCAATTAATCTCAGCCCATCACCGCCAATTGTGTGACGTGATATGAATCTAGGGCTTTAGCAAATCAGTTTTTGTGGCTTCGAGTTGATTGCTGGCTTTGCGGCTTCTAGGTAAGTGAGCAAGTGAATATTAACTCAGTTGGGataccaattttatttcaaGAGAATTTCAAATGTTCAATTTCAATGATTTTTGTGTGCTAGTTTTGCATAGATGTTCCGATCTGTAGTGTTCTGGGCTGCCAAATATACTATCCCCATCTTTCTCTGATCTTGTAGATCTACATCTCTCCCTATATATGCATTAGGCTTTCTTacttaatttttcttctatttgtgTTCATCTAGGTTCGTTAGtcttaatttttcttctatttgtgTTCATCTAGGTTCattagtttattttttatttatttaatggtCTAGGTTGAGATTTATGATTTGTACATGGTCTTCTTAATCTGTCATCATGTTCTGTATTGATTTGTGATCAGTCCATGAATCAAGTTTTGCTACTTACATTGTAATATTTGCCTATTTTACTCTAAAAATTTGGGGTCGGCTTCCTAAGTCAAGTGTTTTTTGAATTGTTGTCTTTTTGGGTGAATTGAGCTGTTCAAATCCTTAATTTGGTTTGTTATTGATGTTTAATGCAGAATTCAAAGGCTTGTTGTTGATACAATCACAAGGATTTGAATCAAATTTTCGTGACTTGAGTGAAGAGGGGCCTCTATATTGAATCATGGTTGAGAAATTGTTTTTGTGGTGGTCAATGGAGGTTTGGATCTGGCAGTATATAACTGGTATTTCTTTGAATTGAATCCTTTGAAATGTTGGCAGGTTCTGTACTCAAACAGAGTAGTTCTGGTTAGCGTGGTGTGAACGCTGTCAAGCTCTGACAGCTATATGGGAGAAAGCTTCTACTGTTAAAGGTGTGACCACCATAGCGGCCCTTGCTGCTGATGCTTGTGCTAATTGGCCTCATTGATATGATGATCTATCTCTTCAACTTATGTTTGAAATACTAACTAGAACATGTTTAACATTATAAAGGCTAGCTGATCATTTTTTTGTTGTGTTGGTGCAGAGAGAATATGAAGAGTTCAAGGTTAGGATAAATGCGCTTGTGGCCAAAGCCACAGAGGTTCCTCCAGAAGGGTGGATTATGCAAGATGGGACACCATGGCCCGAAAACAATACTAAGGACCCCCCTGGTATGATTCAGGTCTTTCTTGGTCATAGTGGAGGCCTTGATACTGAAGGAAACGAGCTCCCTCGTCTTGTCTATGTGTCTAGTGAGAAGAGGCCTGGCTTTTCACATCACAAGAAGGCTGGTGCCATGAATGCCTTGGTAAATATCTAAATCatacttctctttctcttctctttgaTTACATTAAGCTCATAATCACTTACCAACTCCTATGCATATACATTCAGGTCCGCGTCTCTGGAGTGCTCACCAATGCTCCTTTCATGCTCAACTTGGATTGTGATCATTATGTTAACAATAGTAAGGCTGCAAGAGAAGCCATGTGTTTCTTGATGGACCCTCAAATTGGAAGGAAAGTTTGCTATGTCCAGTTTCCTCAAAGATTTGATGGCATTGATAGAAATTATCGTTATGCCAACAGGAACGCAGTCTTCTTTGATGTAACTCACTACAGGAAATCAGCTTATCCCCATTTGATGAATTGAAGTGATGTTCATTTTCACTGTCTTTCAGATTAACATGAAAGGTCTGGATGGAATTCAAGGTCCGGTGTATGTGGGCACTGGAATAGTTTTCAGAAGGCAAGCTTTGTATGGATATAATCCTCCAAGGGGTCCTAAGCGCCCAAAGATGGTAAGCTGTGACTGCTGCCCATGTTTTGGACGCCGCACGAAGCTTCCAAAGTATTCCAAGAATGATGCAAATGGAGATGGTGCAAACCTCCAAGTGCAAACCTCCAAAGTATTCAGTGTTCTTTATTAATTTGTTACGTGCATATACAAATTTTTCTGGCCTAAAGTAACACTTATGTTCATAATGAGTAGGAATGGATGATGACAAAGAGCTATTGATAAATCTCTCCTTCCTCAAGCCCTGCTGCCATGCTTAAGGAAGCCATTCATGTTATCAGTTGTGGTTATGAAGACAAAACTGAATGGGGAATTGAGGTAAAAGTTTTATTAAAGATTCTCTTTGGTCATAACCTGATTTATTATCGAAAGCTAGAGTAGATCTTCTTCATTCTTTATGGACTGTAATCGCCACTTTTACTCATGCAGCTGGGTTGGATTCATGGTCACTCTTGCAATGATAAATTTTGAGTATTAGATTGACAATGTAGCAATGCTTTAGAACTTAATGGTAATTTGTGATATTAGAGCTCGTGGTAGTTGCAGATTATATATTCCTTAAGAAAATATTCCTCTGATTATAGTTTTACATTTGTAGTAGAAGCTTAAAGAGGAGTTTCACCAGCTAGGTGGGGTGTGGTTGCAAAGTTGCAATGCCTTAACCATTCTATTGTGGTTCCATCCTCAGCCATCAATGATGTGTATTGACATGAAATGCTTCAAACTGTTCCAAATTCGCAGCTGAACTAAAAGTGTTAGTTTCACCTACCATTAACTAGTTTGATGGTTATGTCTACTTTGAGGTAGTCCTCAAAGCATTTTGATGTATGCTCATTCTTGGACAAGGATTATGTTGTTAAAGGGGGAAAATCTTAGTGATATTTCACCTTGAACAACAATGTATACTAGGAATGTAAAGAACATCTTGCTATGAATGTAAAGTTTATTCATGTTcgattgagttgtggatttgttcacTTGATTGTAAATATTTGAAGTGTATTTATTGTACAGAAATCAAAACTATTATTATGTTTGGGTTGCAAATTAATTAgcagaaatatttttttttaaaatgctGTCACTattacacacagaaatcagtgagaATTAGGGTTACATGGAtctcacacagaaatctgtgtcAATAAGGTTATAggttttgacacagaaatccgtgtgaaacacatttggcacagaaatccgtgtgaaatagagtttcTACATTTGCTACAGAAATCCGTGCGAAATAGAGTTGTTTACACGGATTGTATTCCATTACGGTAATTTATGTTTATGGaaagatagtggggcccacgtctaattttcacacggacaacataatccgtgtgagatgagcattACCCCTCTCCAAATCACACGGTAACTCAATCTGTGCGTGTACCGTGGGTAAaagctatcacacactgaaatccgtgtgagaaagTCATATTGCTAGTAGTGTCAAAAACATGACTTCAATTAGAGTTATTACATGGGGATTTGTATATTGCAATATTACAATATAGTTGAAGTCAAAAACATGCTAGTAGTGTCAAAAACATGATTTCAACTATATTGTAATATTGCTCAATCTATATTGTAATTTCCTCCGTCGATTAAAAATATCGAACATAAGGGAGAAAAGAAGCACCAAGACCAGTAGTAGAACCTGTTATAGCTAGGAAGACTTAGATTAGATGATAGGGACAACCACTGACGACTTCCGTAGTGCTTGCAACCTTACCAAATTCGTTAAGTAACTAAAAAATTCAACCCGGTTGATCCGATAATCAGGCATTTGTGATAGCTCAATTCAAATCCGTATCCCATAGATTAAATGAAACTCGGTCTACTAGTCTGATCCGTTTATTATAACAaatattcttaaattttaaataataattaaatttttattatgaTACCTTAAAGAATATCACCAAATGCTGAATTAAATAACCAAAATACTCCTTAGAGCAATACACTAAGGTAATTAACCAAAATATTGTAccgataaaaaataatatttaatgaTTATAAAGATGGACCGGATCATTAACAAATTGGATCAACCTGAATTTATGTTTCATCTGTATGTTTCATCCTTTAAAGAAAAAGATTAACGGATCCAGACTGGTACCAGATCAACAGATCAAATGTCCAAAGTCCACATATTCGGTCAATTCACAGTTCTAATACCAGTACTACAGTTTTCAGTAAAGACTGTTTGAGGTATGCAATTAAGCGCCAAGATCAGTAAGCCATACTAATATCAGTCATCGGGCATATTATTGTATAATTTGGAGAAGATaatggaacaaaaaaaaaaaaaaaaagggtgactGTTCTTATCTAATGTCAGAGACCTTGGTTGCCTAAAAAAAAGGGACTAGTGGCATGGTGCTGTTTTCCAAAGGCAACTTATTGTCTAGACGTAATCCCTCCAATAGTCGCACCATGAAAATTtgaattatttttcatttgtaGTTCCTCCGAAAAGCTTAGATTTCCTATCTGGAGATATGGAACTGCCATGTAGGTCAAAGATAGTGATTCTCTTCAACTGGAGGTGCCACAAACGAAAGTGGATGGAGTCATTCCAGGAGCACAATTTCAGCTTACATGGCTAGCAGTGAAGCCTATCGTTTCATTTCAGCATAATACAGAacctgttgaaggatatcgacattgtgtgcctcttcaaactagggtttagttctaaagttgtaataggagagaaggttctagatttcctaattatattcggattctatttccttgtacgacaagattatgtactttgtaaatccctatataaagggctcctattatcaataacaaaacatacacaattctctcatcaatctctctgtaaatcatattttcctgaaatacgttatcagcacgagccctaaccctgaaacaaataaccAAAATCCTAAAACAAGTTGAAACCCTCAAACCCTAATTGCCTCTGCCTCCCAACTAGTAGCCCCCGACCCAAGAAGTCCAAAACAGGCAACAACACAACCAAAACGGGCCGGAAacttaccgaaccggccaccggaagacCCAAACCATCTGCTGCGATctttccaccggttcaccaccttccggacACCCAattgccaccaaattttgtcaaCAACACTGTCTCTATCTTAGGATTCAGGAACCAGAAGCGATACTCCAAGAATACTCCAAGAACTGGTCCAGAAGCCCCTGAACCGACCGTCACACCAACTGAACCTCCTGCAGAAAAACCGGCAGAAACGACTTTTTGCCCAGTTTTTCCTGTTTCGGCCATACCAACTACCGCAAGCTCCTAGTCCTAGCTAGCCATACCGTACACTGCCCGTGCAGTCCCTGCACACCCGTGTGcagcctgctgcccctgcagcaccgcCGCATGCCAGTTGGATCCTCCTCCTCTCACCTTTcctctcgttcctgtgcatatcagtctgCTTGCATATCCCGAAACATCTAGTTTGAGATCTCTAATAAAaattctttcttcatcaaagttgttcgcctCTGTCTATTCTATCTGATCTCCAAATTTTAGCCCTattggagttgttttgagacctgtacaccaatccAAGCAGGAGCTGTTCAGAAGtaaatctgctccgaatttcaacaataAAGTCTTTATGATTagagttcctgctttcttgtcttttaaatttctttttttgctGGAGGATTTGCcatatacgaacatgggtttgattatttaataaggaaaattgtggggattcacgctaaacaaactaagagcgttcgtaatcaatgaactaagagtgttcataatattcggactaaaaGCGTccacaagcatcaaattgtgaccatattaaacatcattgtttcggtctaatccaaatattcttggaaattgatttcttggtagcatagctcggaaatcttattattttagttttcgtggaaattcagctccgaaactaattcgttcttgtttcaccctttttcaggatgtcaaacacgaacaaacttgattttgttccattgaATTATGCAGGCAAAGGGTATTTAGACTGGGCCATTGACATTGAGATCCATCTTACTGCCCgagatttattgcatacaatccaaaaGCTTTATCCTATAGAAACAACTCTAGATCCTCAAAATGATAaagataattccagggcacttgccgtcatgaaacgtcacatggatggtgacctccagtttgagttcataaatgaggatagcaccataaagctttggcaagtGCTTCGTGAAcgttatggcaatgttcgtgactccatccttccgaaTATAGAAGCATaatggaatgatcttcgcttctctgaatttgacacGGTCATGCAATTTATTCAGAAGCTCTTTGCATCAGATCAATGATGTGTCTCTGTGGAAAGataatcacagaagaccaattgattgagaaaaccttcaataccttccctgtctatgctatgaggtcttcaaattattccggactcatgtaaatgcaagacggatcacaagttttcaacagcttattgaagctatgaacagagaaattgataggcctCAAGGTGgccatcaagagcatcgtcccatGACTAGAGAAAGttgccatcgacgtcatgatccatacaaTCGAAATGCTCGAAAAGGTAATCGCCCAAGGCGATAATCACGCGACCGTAGGAGCAGTGATTTTGAGGGAAGAAGgattggaaaccatggagccaacgttggccatggtcatCACTTTCCAACGCGaccggtcctagggaccatgaaAATTGCGCCAATgcacctcaatcaagggagaatcctttttatggtgtctatttctgatatggaacgtttGATCAAT
This portion of the Rosa chinensis cultivar Old Blush chromosome 1, RchiOBHm-V2, whole genome shotgun sequence genome encodes:
- the LOC112182457 gene encoding cellulose synthase A catalytic subunit 7 [UDP-forming]; this translates as MQDGTPWPENNTKDPPGMIQVFLGHSGGLDTEGNELPRLVYVSSEKRPGFSHHKKAGAMNALVRVSGVLTNAPFMLNLDCDHYVNNSKAAREAMCFLMDPQIGRKVCYVQFPQRFDGIDRNYRYANRNAVFFDINMKGLDGIQGPVYVGTGIVFRRQALYGYNPPRGPKRPKMVSCDCCPCFGRRTKLPKYSKNDANGDGANLQVQGMDDDKELLINLSFLKPCCHA